Proteins found in one Nostoc sp. NIES-3756 genomic segment:
- a CDS encoding AEC family transporter produces MTQTLVQAYTPLILWIGLGLLLFRFLPQWLPQVLGRGLYWVGVPLELIALARKGNQSQLNGAGDIPVLASLITFGALFLGLVVALLVWWSWQQISPHLFKPELSESTSQPLLDSSTKGSFLLAAVLGNTGFVGLAIAPSLIHVDTLNWVVLFSITHNVIGPYGVGVLIASYFSHTKSNNRWWMQLWDLLTVPPLWAFVIGTLTQQVKLPDFVEAGLQGSVDVVIACAFLLTGIRLAQLQRWQSLQLALIPTVLRVVITPLLVGLLTTALLGLSGDRRLAMVLMSGMPSAFAGLILAEEYNLNRDLIAGSIILSTLLLLVILPLWIQVFS; encoded by the coding sequence ATGACACAAACTCTAGTTCAGGCTTATACACCCCTGATTCTCTGGATAGGTTTGGGGTTATTATTATTTAGATTTTTACCTCAGTGGTTGCCACAAGTCTTAGGTCGTGGTCTTTACTGGGTAGGTGTACCTTTGGAACTGATAGCACTGGCTCGTAAGGGCAATCAGAGCCAATTAAATGGTGCTGGAGATATCCCTGTACTGGCATCACTGATTACTTTTGGTGCATTGTTCCTGGGTTTAGTGGTGGCATTGCTGGTGTGGTGGAGTTGGCAACAAATATCACCTCATTTATTTAAACCTGAATTGAGTGAGTCCACTTCTCAGCCTTTACTAGACTCCTCCACCAAAGGCAGCTTTTTGTTGGCGGCTGTTTTAGGCAATACTGGTTTTGTCGGGTTGGCGATCGCACCCTCTTTAATTCATGTTGATACTCTAAATTGGGTTGTTCTTTTTAGCATTACCCACAATGTTATCGGCCCCTATGGCGTAGGGGTATTAATTGCCAGCTATTTCAGCCACACCAAATCTAACAATCGCTGGTGGATGCAGCTTTGGGATCTCCTCACAGTACCGCCTTTGTGGGCTTTTGTGATTGGTACTCTCACCCAACAGGTGAAACTACCAGATTTTGTGGAAGCGGGGTTACAGGGTTCTGTTGATGTTGTGATTGCTTGCGCCTTTTTGTTAACTGGTATTCGTTTGGCACAACTCCAAAGATGGCAAAGTTTGCAACTAGCACTGATCCCAACGGTGTTGCGGGTTGTCATTACTCCCTTACTTGTGGGTTTGTTGACAACTGCGCTTTTGGGCTTGTCGGGTGATCGCCGTTTAGCGATGGTTTTAATGTCAGGAATGCCCTCAGCCTTTGCTGGGCTGATTTTGGCAGAAGAATACAACCTCAATCGAGATTTAATTGCCGGTAGCATCATTCTCTCAACCCTTCTATTACTGGTGATCCTGCCCTTGTGGATTCAGGTTTTTAGTTGA
- the uvrB gene encoding excinuclease ABC subunit UvrB, producing the protein MTEFCLQAPFSPTGDQPQAIAQLTASIQDGNRYQTLLGATGTGKTFSIAAVIEKVGKPTLVLAHNKTLAAQLCNELREFFPKNAVEYFVSYYDYYQPEAYIPVTDTYIEKTASINDEIDMLRHSATRSLFERRDVIVVASISCIYGLGIPSEYLKAAIPLQIGMEVNQREILRDLASVQYNRNDIEMGRGRFRVRGDVLEIGPAYEDRIIRVEFFGDEIDAIRYIDPVTGEILSSLEAVNIYPARHFVTPEERLEIACEDIAAELKQRKADLEEAGKLLEAQRIDQRTRYDLEMLREVGYCNGVENYSRHLAGRQSGEPPESLIDYFPKDWLLVIDESHVTVPQIRGMYNGDQARKKVLIEHGFRLPSAADNRPLKAEEFWQKVNQCVFVSATPGDWELDISENHIVEQVIRPTGVIDPEISVRPTDGQIDDLLGEIRDRIDLHERVLITTLTKRMAEDLTEYLQEHNVKVRYLHSEINSIQRIEILQDLRQGSFDVLVGVNLLREGLDLPEVSLVAIMDADKEGFLRAERSLIQTIGRAARHIRGQAILYADNLTDSMIKAIEETDRRRNIQSAYNRLHGITPQPIVKKSSNAILSFLEVSRRLNATDLKVVEEHIDELPLEEIPNLIEKLESQMKEAAKKLEFEEAAKLRDRIRQLRDKLVGR; encoded by the coding sequence ATGACAGAATTTTGCCTGCAAGCTCCGTTTAGTCCGACAGGCGACCAACCACAAGCGATCGCTCAGTTAACTGCTAGTATTCAAGATGGCAACCGTTATCAAACTTTACTAGGTGCTACGGGAACAGGTAAAACGTTTTCCATCGCCGCAGTTATTGAGAAGGTAGGGAAGCCAACTCTAGTTTTGGCGCACAACAAAACGTTGGCGGCGCAGCTTTGTAATGAATTGCGTGAGTTCTTTCCTAAAAATGCCGTTGAGTATTTCGTTAGTTATTACGACTACTATCAGCCAGAAGCCTATATTCCCGTTACCGACACTTATATCGAGAAAACGGCTTCCATAAATGATGAGATAGATATGTTACGACATTCAGCCACGCGATCGCTATTCGAGCGGCGTGATGTGATTGTTGTTGCATCTATTAGCTGTATCTACGGTTTGGGTATTCCTTCAGAATATCTCAAAGCTGCTATCCCTTTACAAATTGGCATGGAAGTAAATCAGCGTGAGATTTTGCGAGATTTGGCTTCTGTACAGTACAACCGTAACGATATAGAAATGGGAAGGGGACGTTTCCGCGTCCGGGGTGATGTGTTAGAAATTGGCCCTGCTTACGAAGACCGAATTATTCGCGTAGAATTTTTTGGCGATGAAATTGACGCAATTCGCTATATTGACCCGGTAACAGGGGAAATTCTCAGCAGTTTAGAAGCAGTCAATATTTACCCAGCACGCCACTTTGTCACACCAGAAGAACGTTTAGAGATAGCTTGTGAAGATATCGCCGCCGAACTCAAACAGCGCAAAGCCGACTTAGAAGAAGCTGGCAAATTACTAGAAGCACAACGCATCGACCAACGCACACGTTACGACTTAGAAATGTTGCGGGAAGTGGGTTACTGCAATGGCGTAGAAAACTATTCCCGACATTTAGCAGGAAGACAATCTGGAGAACCACCAGAAAGTTTAATTGATTATTTTCCTAAAGATTGGTTGTTAGTAATTGACGAATCTCACGTTACAGTTCCTCAAATTCGGGGGATGTATAACGGCGACCAAGCGAGAAAGAAAGTATTGATTGAGCATGGATTTAGACTTCCCAGCGCTGCTGATAATCGTCCTTTAAAAGCAGAAGAATTTTGGCAGAAAGTTAACCAGTGTGTTTTTGTTTCTGCTACCCCTGGAGATTGGGAATTAGACATTTCTGAAAATCATATAGTTGAGCAAGTAATTCGTCCCACTGGTGTAATTGACCCAGAAATTTCTGTACGTCCCACAGATGGACAAATTGATGATTTATTAGGAGAAATTAGAGATAGAATTGACCTGCATGAAAGGGTATTGATTACCACCCTAACCAAGCGGATGGCAGAGGATTTAACAGAATATCTGCAAGAACATAATGTGAAGGTGCGGTATTTACACTCAGAAATTAATTCCATTCAACGCATTGAAATTTTACAAGATTTACGTCAAGGTAGCTTTGATGTGTTGGTTGGTGTGAACTTATTACGGGAAGGTTTAGATTTACCCGAAGTTTCCTTAGTGGCAATTATGGATGCTGATAAAGAAGGCTTCCTCCGCGCTGAACGTTCTTTGATTCAAACCATTGGTAGAGCAGCACGTCACATTAGAGGACAAGCAATTTTATATGCTGATAATTTAACAGACAGCATGATTAAAGCCATTGAAGAAACAGACAGAAGACGCAATATTCAGTCTGCATATAATCGCCTACATGGAATTACACCACAACCGATTGTGAAAAAATCGAGTAATGCCATCTTGTCTTTTTTAGAAGTTTCTCGCAGGTTGAATGCAACAGATTTAAAAGTTGTCGAAGAACATATCGATGAATTGCCACTAGAAGAGATTCCTAACTTGATTGAAAAACTAGAATCGCAGATGAAAGAAGCGGCTAAGAAACTTGAATTTGAGGAGGCAGCAAAATTGCGCGATCGCATCAGACAATTGCGAGATAAATTAGTGGGAAGATAA
- a CDS encoding CsbD family protein, producing MSLEDRAKATGKNIEGKAQEAWGNVTGDPEDKAEGKAKQAEGEVRHGVEDVKDKIKKNID from the coding sequence ATGAGTTTAGAAGATAGAGCAAAAGCCACTGGTAAAAATATTGAAGGTAAAGCTCAAGAGGCTTGGGGTAATGTAACTGGTGATCCTGAAGATAAAGCTGAAGGTAAAGCCAAGCAAGCCGAAGGCGAAGTACGTCATGGCGTTGAAGATGTGAAAGACAAGATAAAAAAGAATATTGACTAA
- the rpe gene encoding ribulose-phosphate 3-epimerase, which yields MTQNRSEKPIVIAPSILSADFSRLGEEIRAVDAAGADWIHVDVMDGRFVPNITIGPLVVEAIRPVTTKPLDVHLMIVEPEKYVEDFAKAGADIISVHAEHNASPHLHRTLGQIKELGKKAGVVLNPGTPLELIEYVLELADLVLIMSVNPGFGGQSFIPGVLPKIRKLRQMCDERGLDPWIEVDGGLKANNTWQVLEAGANAVVAGSAVFNAKDYAEAITNIRNSKRPTPELAKV from the coding sequence ATGACCCAAAACCGATCTGAAAAACCCATAGTAATTGCTCCATCTATCCTATCAGCCGATTTTAGCCGTTTAGGCGAGGAGATTCGCGCCGTAGACGCGGCTGGAGCCGATTGGATTCATGTTGATGTAATGGACGGTCGTTTTGTACCTAATATAACGATAGGCCCTCTGGTAGTGGAGGCGATTCGTCCGGTTACAACCAAGCCTCTGGATGTCCACTTGATGATTGTGGAACCAGAAAAGTATGTAGAAGACTTTGCTAAAGCAGGCGCTGATATTATTTCTGTTCACGCCGAACATAACGCTTCTCCACACTTACACCGCACTCTAGGACAAATTAAAGAGTTAGGTAAAAAAGCTGGAGTAGTTCTTAATCCTGGTACTCCTTTAGAGTTGATTGAATATGTACTAGAATTAGCTGACCTAGTACTCATCATGAGCGTTAACCCAGGTTTTGGTGGTCAAAGCTTTATTCCTGGCGTATTACCTAAAATCCGCAAGTTGCGTCAAATGTGTGATGAGCGCGGTTTAGACCCCTGGATTGAAGTGGATGGCGGACTCAAAGCTAATAATACTTGGCAAGTTCTAGAAGCAGGCGCTAATGCAGTTGTGGCTGGTTCTGCGGTATTTAATGCTAAGGACTATGCTGAGGCTATTACTAATATTCGCAACAGCAAGCGTCCTACACCAGAATTGGCTAAGGTTTAA
- a CDS encoding S8 family serine peptidase — MKKLIWIICGFSASCLSVPVLAIPLTSSIGTNGIDALKLHQSPYNLLGRKIAIGQVEIGRPGMFGWDKAVSKNRAVSLAAVFLRNGPAKSNNGVDPHAYNVAGVMVSRDKGLPGVAPEARLYSSAVGSTKSMGQPEECLSAQHIALQNGGDVRAINFSFGEPLNRDPRPEAVLDGNALLTLCVDWSSRVHDVLYAIAGNQGKGGIPIPTDNYNAINVAFSSRRGGIFNKVDVSNLAGVNQGVSGRLAGKEFNIDGRRSVSIVAPGSNITLLNPDGKLNKVTGTSFAAPHLTATVALLQEFSDRKLRTKQPNWSIDGRRQQVMKAVLLNSADKVQDIGDGLRLGMTRTLIDKQNQDWLSSDAYQDPKIPLDAQMGTGHLNALRAYQQFSAGQWQPTAPIPAIGWDYRQVDIGKSVDYGLAKPLKQGSFVAITLSWNRLVELNDTNKNQQFDVGENFRDRGLNNLNLYLVNADAKSTDTSIVCSSISEVDSVEHIFCPVPANGNYKIRVQYQKQVNEATQPYALAWWTVPAN, encoded by the coding sequence ATGAAAAAACTAATTTGGATAATTTGCGGATTTAGTGCTTCTTGTTTGAGTGTACCTGTGTTGGCTATACCTTTAACTAGTTCTATAGGAACTAATGGTATTGATGCTTTAAAGTTACATCAGTCTCCTTATAATTTGCTCGGTCGTAAGATTGCTATCGGTCAGGTGGAAATCGGTCGTCCGGGGATGTTTGGTTGGGATAAGGCTGTGTCAAAAAATCGCGCTGTCTCACTGGCGGCTGTATTTTTACGCAATGGCCCTGCTAAATCTAACAATGGTGTTGACCCCCACGCTTATAATGTCGCTGGTGTGATGGTGAGTAGAGACAAGGGTTTACCTGGGGTTGCGCCGGAAGCAAGGTTATATTCTTCGGCGGTGGGTTCTACAAAAAGTATGGGTCAACCAGAGGAGTGTTTATCAGCGCAGCACATAGCTTTACAAAATGGTGGCGATGTCCGGGCGATTAACTTTAGTTTTGGTGAACCCCTCAATCGTGATCCTCGACCAGAGGCTGTTTTAGACGGGAATGCTTTACTTACTTTATGTGTTGACTGGTCGAGTCGCGTTCACGATGTTTTGTATGCGATCGCAGGCAATCAAGGTAAAGGGGGTATACCTATACCTACAGATAATTATAACGCAATCAACGTGGCTTTCTCATCCCGACGCGGAGGGATTTTTAATAAAGTAGACGTTTCTAATCTGGCTGGTGTGAATCAAGGTGTGAGCGGTCGTTTAGCTGGTAAGGAATTTAATATTGATGGTCGTCGCTCGGTAAGTATAGTAGCGCCTGGTAGTAATATCACTCTACTCAATCCTGATGGCAAATTAAATAAGGTGACAGGTACAAGTTTTGCTGCACCCCATCTGACAGCTACCGTTGCTTTATTACAAGAATTTAGCGATAGAAAACTACGCACTAAACAACCGAACTGGAGCATTGATGGTCGCCGTCAGCAAGTGATGAAAGCAGTACTACTCAATTCGGCAGATAAAGTTCAAGATATTGGTGATGGCTTAAGACTGGGCATGACTCGTACACTTATTGATAAACAAAATCAAGACTGGCTGAGTTCTGATGCCTACCAAGATCCCAAAATTCCTTTAGATGCGCAAATGGGAACAGGACATTTGAATGCGTTGCGCGCTTATCAACAATTTAGTGCAGGTCAATGGCAGCCAACAGCACCAATTCCGGCAATTGGTTGGGATTATCGACAAGTAGATATAGGTAAATCTGTTGATTATGGGTTAGCAAAACCATTAAAACAAGGCAGTTTTGTAGCTATTACTTTAAGTTGGAATCGATTGGTAGAATTAAATGATACTAATAAGAATCAACAATTCGATGTAGGCGAAAATTTCCGCGATCGCGGTTTGAATAACCTCAACCTTTATTTAGTAAATGCTGATGCTAAAAGTACAGATACCAGCATTGTTTGTTCTTCCATTAGTGAAGTTGATAGTGTAGAGCATATTTTCTGCCCTGTACCTGCTAACGGTAACTACAAAATCCGTGTTCAGTATCAGAAACAGGTCAACGAAGCAACTCAGCCCTATGCTTTAGCTTGGTGGACAGTTCCTGCTAATTAA
- a CDS encoding serpin family protein: MNRQKFSSVKDSFLQRRYGVSLGRRYVLAAASVVLFSVLGCSQVDTKTSALAQSGLSQPEPSLQKKTVVPNTKVVDANNKFAFKLFSEVVKQESNAKNISVSPTSVAIALAMTYNGASGSTQKAMAKTLELQGIALPELNSAYAELNRLLQNPEENVQLTIANSLWVNKNISLRPDFLQRNRDFYQAKVSNLDFQDPNATNIINNWVKDNTKGKINNIVDTIEPNQALFLINAIYFKGQWSQKFDKSQTKPQTFYAASGQQKQHPMMSQTGEYRYYETPQFQAVSLPYGQTRKVSLYIFLPKQNSNLKAFYQNLNPKNWDKWLSEFSQRDGSITLPRFQSDYETSLNDTLKALGMGEAFTNKADFSGIGDKLAISQVKHKTVIEVNEEGTEASAATSVGIVATSLRQPQPPFQMVVNRPFFYAIRDNQSKNILFMGSVDDPV; this comes from the coding sequence ATGAATCGGCAAAAGTTCAGTAGTGTGAAAGACAGTTTCTTGCAAAGACGCTACGGTGTTAGTTTGGGAAGACGTTATGTTTTAGCCGCCGCTAGTGTCGTTTTGTTTAGCGTACTGGGTTGTTCACAAGTTGATACCAAGACAAGCGCGTTAGCCCAGTCTGGGCTATCTCAACCAGAGCCGTCATTGCAAAAAAAAACAGTAGTGCCTAATACTAAAGTTGTCGATGCTAATAATAAGTTTGCCTTCAAACTGTTCTCAGAGGTGGTTAAACAAGAAAGTAACGCCAAAAATATTTCTGTTTCACCGACGAGTGTAGCGATCGCCCTAGCCATGACCTACAATGGCGCTAGCGGCTCTACACAGAAAGCAATGGCTAAAACCCTGGAGTTACAGGGTATTGCTCTACCAGAACTCAATTCCGCTTATGCTGAATTAAATAGGTTGCTACAAAACCCAGAGGAAAATGTGCAGCTAACTATTGCTAATTCCTTGTGGGTAAATAAAAACATTAGCTTGCGTCCTGATTTCTTGCAGAGGAACCGTGATTTTTATCAAGCTAAGGTGTCAAATTTAGACTTTCAAGACCCTAACGCTACAAATATTATTAACAATTGGGTTAAAGATAACACTAAAGGTAAAATCAACAATATTGTTGACACAATTGAACCAAATCAAGCGCTATTTTTAATTAATGCCATATATTTTAAAGGGCAATGGAGCCAGAAGTTTGATAAGTCTCAGACCAAGCCTCAGACCTTTTACGCTGCATCTGGTCAACAAAAACAACACCCAATGATGTCACAAACGGGTGAATATAGATATTATGAAACCCCACAGTTCCAGGCTGTAAGTTTACCTTACGGTCAAACAAGAAAGGTGAGTTTATATATATTTTTACCCAAGCAAAACTCTAACTTAAAAGCCTTCTATCAAAACTTAAATCCCAAGAACTGGGACAAATGGCTGTCTGAGTTTAGTCAACGAGATGGGTCTATTACCTTGCCACGTTTTCAATCAGATTACGAGACTTCCCTTAACGATACGCTAAAAGCTTTAGGCATGGGAGAAGCTTTTACTAATAAAGCTGATTTTTCTGGTATTGGAGACAAATTAGCTATTAGCCAAGTTAAACATAAAACTGTGATTGAGGTAAATGAAGAAGGTACAGAAGCTAGTGCAGCGACATCTGTAGGGATAGTAGCCACATCTTTGAGACAGCCACAACCACCATTTCAAATGGTTGTTAATCGTCCTTTCTTCTATGCAATTCGGGATAATCAAAGCAAGAATATCCTGTTTATGGGGTCAGTTGATGATCCAGTGTAA
- a CDS encoding FAD-binding oxidoreductase, whose protein sequence is MTAIAATIASIVGEENTVSLDNNLKLSQAIAGNLPNCIVYPQTQAQLAAVIATAHQNNWRVLPCGSGSKLNWGGLAKDIDVVVSTERINQLIEHAVGDLTITVEAGMKFAHLQNILAQARQFLALDPSTPEATIGGIVATADTNSLRQRYGSVRDQLLGITFVRADGQIAKAGGRVVKNVAGYDLMKLFTGSYGTLGIISQVTFRVYPVQEASRTVVLTGAVEDVSQAATTLRGSALTPTQADLISTGLVSSLELGKGVGLIARFQSISESVKEQSNRLLEVGQKLGLAGMVFSGTDESHLWQRLQQQIHTPTTESTITCKIGVLPSAAIEILHQVQIGLIHISSGLGVLQVENKNQVLQMRSLLSSHNGFLTVLQAPVPVKQQVDVWGYAGNALPLMRRIKEQFDSKNILSPGRFVGGI, encoded by the coding sequence ATGACTGCCATCGCTGCTACTATTGCATCTATCGTTGGTGAAGAAAATACCGTTTCCCTAGACAACAATCTCAAACTTAGTCAAGCTATAGCGGGAAACCTCCCCAATTGTATCGTTTATCCCCAAACTCAAGCACAACTAGCCGCAGTTATCGCCACAGCACACCAAAATAACTGGCGTGTTTTACCCTGCGGTAGCGGAAGTAAACTTAATTGGGGTGGTTTAGCTAAGGATATTGATGTGGTCGTCAGTACGGAACGCATCAACCAATTAATAGAACACGCCGTTGGTGATTTGACTATCACCGTCGAAGCTGGGATGAAGTTTGCCCATCTCCAGAATATTTTGGCACAAGCAAGACAATTTCTCGCCCTTGACCCCTCTACACCAGAAGCAACCATCGGGGGTATTGTTGCTACTGCTGATACCAACTCCCTGCGTCAACGTTATGGTAGTGTGCGCGACCAGCTTTTAGGTATTACTTTTGTCCGTGCTGATGGTCAAATTGCCAAAGCTGGAGGACGGGTTGTCAAGAATGTGGCTGGTTACGACTTGATGAAGTTATTTACTGGCTCATACGGTACATTAGGAATTATTAGCCAAGTAACTTTTCGTGTGTATCCTGTTCAGGAAGCATCAAGGACAGTAGTATTGACTGGTGCAGTAGAGGATGTATCGCAAGCGGCTACAACTTTGCGAGGTTCGGCATTAACACCTACCCAAGCTGATTTAATCTCTACTGGATTGGTATCTAGTTTAGAATTGGGTAAGGGAGTAGGGTTAATTGCCCGTTTTCAGAGTATTAGTGAGAGTGTAAAGGAACAATCGAACCGTTTGTTAGAAGTAGGGCAGAAGTTAGGTTTAGCAGGGATGGTATTTTCTGGTACAGATGAAAGTCATCTATGGCAGAGATTGCAACAACAAATACATACTCCTACTACAGAATCTACAATTACCTGCAAAATAGGAGTATTACCTAGTGCAGCTATAGAGATTTTGCATCAAGTACAAATTGGGTTGATTCACATTAGTAGTGGTTTGGGTGTATTACAAGTTGAGAATAAAAATCAAGTTTTGCAAATGCGATCGCTTTTGTCATCACACAACGGTTTTTTAACAGTTTTGCAAGCGCCTGTGCCAGTTAAGCAACAAGTTGATGTATGGGGATATGCGGGTAATGCTTTACCGTTGATGCGTCGCATTAAAGAACAGTTTGATAGTAAAAATATTTTAAGTCCAGGTCGGTTTGTGGGTGGGATTTAA
- a CDS encoding (Fe-S)-binding protein: MQVSEDSINNTANIKNLQGFDANHPPDPKLIDSCVHCGFCLSTCPSYRVIGKEMDSPRGRIYLMDAINEGEIALNTATVEHFDSCLGCLACVTTCPSGVQYDKLISATRHQVERNYSRSFSDNLIRKLIFSLFPNPDILRILLIPLLFYQKLGVSKVIRTTGLLQKISPRLAAMESILPKITLKTFQDNLPTVIPAQGEKRYRVGVILGCVQRLFFSPVNEATVRVLTANGCEVVIPKSQGCCAALPEHQGQTEQAKALARQMIDSFADTNVDYVIINAAGCGHTLKEYGHILADDPEYKEKAQDFAAKVKDAQEFLATVGLTAKLSPLTDKPLNLVYQDACHLLHGQKISVQPRKLLQQIPGVKLKEPLDAALCCGSAGVYNMLQPEVAEELGKQKVTNLLNTGAELIASANPGCTLQITKHLELQGKKISVIHPMELLDYSIRGVKLES; encoded by the coding sequence ATGCAGGTTTCAGAAGATTCTATTAATAATACTGCTAATATCAAAAATTTACAGGGATTTGATGCCAACCATCCACCTGACCCAAAATTAATTGATAGTTGTGTACATTGTGGCTTTTGTCTTTCCACCTGTCCTAGCTATCGGGTAATTGGTAAAGAAATGGATTCTCCTAGAGGACGCATCTATTTAATGGATGCCATAAATGAAGGAGAAATTGCTCTGAATACCGCTACAGTAGAACATTTCGATTCTTGTTTGGGATGTCTTGCTTGTGTAACAACATGTCCTTCTGGTGTGCAGTATGACAAGTTAATTTCTGCTACTCGCCATCAAGTAGAACGTAATTATTCTCGCAGTTTTTCTGATAACTTAATTCGTAAATTAATATTTTCGTTATTTCCCAACCCAGATATTTTACGGATTCTATTAATACCCCTATTATTTTATCAAAAATTAGGCGTTTCTAAAGTAATTCGCACGACAGGCTTATTGCAAAAAATATCGCCTCGCTTGGCAGCAATGGAGTCAATTCTGCCAAAGATTACGCTAAAAACTTTTCAAGATAATCTCCCTACTGTTATTCCCGCACAGGGTGAGAAACGCTATCGCGTCGGGGTAATTTTGGGATGTGTGCAAAGATTATTTTTCTCCCCAGTGAATGAAGCGACGGTGCGAGTATTAACAGCAAATGGTTGTGAGGTTGTGATTCCTAAATCTCAAGGCTGTTGTGCGGCGCTTCCCGAACACCAAGGACAAACAGAACAAGCCAAAGCTTTAGCGAGACAGATGATTGATAGCTTTGCTGATACTAATGTTGATTATGTGATTATCAACGCTGCTGGGTGTGGTCATACTTTAAAAGAATACGGTCACATCTTAGCAGATGACCCAGAATACAAAGAAAAAGCTCAAGATTTTGCTGCTAAGGTGAAAGATGCTCAAGAGTTCTTGGCGACTGTAGGGTTAACAGCCAAACTTTCACCACTGACAGATAAACCTTTGAATTTGGTTTATCAAGATGCTTGTCATTTATTACATGGACAAAAAATTAGTGTGCAGCCTCGTAAACTATTACAGCAAATTCCCGGTGTGAAGCTTAAAGAACCCTTGGATGCAGCTTTATGTTGTGGTAGTGCTGGTGTTTATAATATGTTGCAACCAGAAGTTGCTGAGGAATTAGGCAAGCAAAAGGTGACAAATTTATTAAATACTGGCGCTGAGTTAATTGCTTCTGCTAATCCTGGTTGTACTTTGCAGATTACTAAGCATTTAGAATTGCAAGGTAAGAAAATTTCTGTCATCCATCCGATGGAGTTATTAGATTACTCTATTCGTGGTGTGAAGTTAGAAAGTTAA
- a CDS encoding Uma2 family endonuclease: MVKISPEYGNNSNPNLPPLESGDRLTRSEFERRYNAMPNLKKAELIEGIVYVASSLRFEPHAEPHANLMIWLGNYKVGTPGTRLGDNPTLRLDLDNEPQPDAILLIDNACGGSSRISVDGYVEGAPELVAEVAASSAAKDLYDKKRAYRRNGIQEYFVWQVYEKTVSWFSLQDGEYLALTADEAGIIKSQVFPGLWLDVAALVAGDMPQVLAVLQQGLTSALHQQFVETITSV; the protein is encoded by the coding sequence ATGGTGAAAATCTCCCCAGAATACGGTAATAATAGTAACCCCAACTTGCCGCCGTTAGAAAGTGGCGATCGCTTAACTCGGAGCGAATTTGAACGGCGCTACAACGCCATGCCGAATCTCAAAAAAGCCGAATTAATCGAAGGAATAGTTTACGTGGCATCTTCCCTACGTTTTGAACCCCATGCCGAACCTCACGCTAATTTGATGATTTGGCTTGGTAATTATAAAGTAGGTACACCAGGAACTAGACTCGGAGATAATCCAACTTTGCGACTAGATTTAGATAATGAACCCCAACCAGATGCCATCCTCTTAATTGATAACGCCTGTGGTGGTTCATCTCGTATCAGCGTCGATGGTTATGTAGAAGGCGCACCAGAATTAGTCGCAGAAGTTGCCGCCAGTAGCGCCGCTAAAGACCTGTATGATAAAAAACGTGCTTATCGTCGTAATGGCATTCAAGAATATTTTGTGTGGCAGGTTTACGAGAAAACGGTTAGTTGGTTTAGTTTGCAGGATGGAGAATACCTAGCATTGACAGCAGATGAGGCAGGCATCATTAAAAGCCAAGTCTTCCCCGGCTTATGGTTAGATGTTGCGGCATTAGTAGCAGGAGATATGCCGCAAGTTTTGGCGGTGTTGCAGCAAGGTTTAACTTCAGCCCTACACCAACAGTTTGTAGAAACAATTACCAGCGTGTGA